The stretch of DNA CCATTGTCCACTACACAAGACAATTGTATATGTTTATGATGTGTGGAACACCTATTTCATATTGTTCTAACAAGTTAGTGTGGTGACATTGACTTCACGTAAGACTTATACATTACAACCATAATGAGATCTTGTCAAGACATGTAAAATATCACATAAAGTTTACCGACCATTCACTCAAGCAAAGCTAAACCCTTTTGCTCACACAGAGATCTATAAAGTCCATTTATACACATAAAAGACTTCCCCATAAGATACCATTGTCCACCACACAGGACAATGGTATATGTTTATGATGTGTGGAACACCTATTTCATATTGTTCTAATAAGTCAGTGTGGTGGCATTGACTTCATGTAAGACTTATACATTGCAACCTTAATGAGATCTTGTCAAGACATGTAATATATCGCATAAAATTTACCGGTCATTCACTCAAGCAAAGCTAAACCCTTTTGCTTACACAAAGATCTATGACGTCCATTTATACACACAAAGACTTCTAAAGTTCATAGGATACCATTCTCCACTACACAAGACAATGATATATGTTTATGATGTATGGAACAactatttcatattattttaataaattagtgAGGTGACATTGACTTCATGTAAGACTTATACATTACAACCTTAATGAGATCTTGTCATGTAAAATATCGCGTGAAGTTTACCGACCATTCACTCAAGCAAAGCTAAACCATTTTGCTCACACAAAGATCTATAAAGTCCATTTATACACACAGTCCATTCATACACATACAGAGACTTCCAGAGTCCATAAGATACCATTGTGCACCACACACGACTACTCACATAAAGCCCATCATTTGCAAAGACACAACACATCATTCAGAATCACTCAAAATATTAGCAACATACCAATTTATACAAACTTTATCACTATACTCTAATATTACACGACCACCTTAGGAAACAAGTTTCAAAAGATACATATAGCAAAAAGTCAGTTATTTCCCTTTATTCAATGTTTCAAAACAACTTTACATATATTTCTTCAAAATCCTCGGTCCTTGTTTCCCTTCGAATTGAATTACccttttacatttttcaaaCTTGATTACAACCAAAAATTCTATCACTTTGGAAAAGAATAATTAGAATCCTTgtaaaatcattttgaaattcctaAAAAAGAATGAGATCACAAGATGGATGTTATGAAAcagtttgaatttgaaaagtTGTCTtcccataaaatttatattcttttcaaAATGGTGAAACTAGAATGTCCCATTTGATCGTTTTGAAATTAATCTAAAATCCTCAGGAAAGCTAAACACAATCTCCTTAATTTGGTGTGTGCAAATTGAAGGTTCAACAGGACTATATATTTTTGCATTTCAACTGAGTTTCTTAAAATTGAACACAATTGTGCTGCTGCTAAGAATCATACTTTCGATGTGTTAGGATTGTATTTACCATATGGTTGAAAAAAgggaatattattttattacataaggAAAACTAGTAGTTTTGGATGAACCTTCTAATATGAAGATATTAAGTGTCGAGTGTAACATCCATATTTtcaataaactgtattatttattttaaataaaacacttagaaaatattctatttttattaacgttttgtaatttattattatgtagtttaaacattaaaaatatattttatcatgtttttacttattaagaataacaataagaaaaaaacaaaactaataaaatatgtatatatatatatatacatatatatatatatatatatatatatatatatatatatatacacatatgtatatatatatatatatatattaaaaaaatattacgtaaaaaaatattttaattaaataggtgtgtgtaaaaaaaatatatatgaagaattttctaaaagagataaaaaaaatatagaaaagaaaaagaaaaaaaaagagataagaagataggaagaaaagataagaagaaaaaaaaatataagatgaaGAGATAAGGATTATCTCTTCATTAATATAGGTAATGATGactttgaaagaaaaatcaaaatagcaCATGGCTTATGGcttgcttttatatatatatatatatgaaatgaagttacctcaaagtgaaagtgagaaagaaagaaaggagagagaaagagaaagagaaaaatagggaacaaaagtttagagcaaagattcaaagagatattagtcctcttcaaatattattattgtgcccttcaatcaataaggcAAGGGGaagtgaggttaagctcttatatattaatcttgataagctcatggattttatattaatcttttatttattttgactcatatattattctatttactttcatttaacttattttcatttattatcctcttatatttattttatttaatctccaattatacactgatcctgtttatttatttattttatttaccttcagttacgcactggtcctatttatttattttattttatttacctccagttacgcactggtcctatttatttattttatttatctccaattaCGCACTggtcatatttatttattttatttaccttcagttatgcactggtcatatttatttattttattttatttacctccagttacgcactggtcctatttatttattttattttatttatctccagttatgcactggtcctatttatttatttcaattaatatatctctagttacgcactggtctcgtttaatttatatttttgttattttatttatttataatgttataatccttatctaattatttatttaaggttcttgctttgattcttattttatcattattttataattaaaaaatgtgaagtgaaagtaaatattattttattcagtgagcttgaatataagaaaattacatgtacattttattttattttatgttctttgtgtatagtttatacaatgacatgatttgatagtcatcacattttatgacctttgaaaatatccaagagtatgtcagttaagtaagagttaagccTGGTTtgaataagttgagattaaaccagtgtcagaGTGTTTGTACTTGGGAAGTTACaatttggtacactgcgggatgaaaggcagggaccatggtggggtctaaggaagttttaccaagtaggtgaatatctggatagttcagaataacgcattggactaggatattcacaggccaaacttgggactatccgatacctgctcggcatcgccaaggttagatagtgagtatatatctcttttgtgagccgatgaatggctaatattatcgagaaagaaataattatgattgtaccaatattttatgagaaatactcaactacctaatcacttcccaaagtaacttttgatgttcagattgaatcatcagaagtggaatatggatccatatgtctggtaaaacaatatcaagttttgtggttgtaggtccttatctaggcccccggtgtctgtattgtttgttgaatttattaagattgatatttaaggcttataaagacctcactcctttcatatttttctttcatatgtatctgttgcatgagcagaagaggaacctgctcagtgagagaGAGTTGTTCGgaatattattggtggatcttctgaagattgattcatggataatttctattaatatgtttaggaaatattaaaaatatggatAATCTTCTATTTTGACGTAGAACTCTTAATactttacaaatatatatttttgtaatatttcatgaaccaTTATAGAgatgtaaactatatatatgaatatgaagttatgttattattaatgttctctcaatgataatcttatgaaaaaaaaattaattccatatttttttagcaaataataattattttagtatagtagtcgggATGTCACACCGAGAAAAAATCCAATTATTAAATGAGTAAAGACGACCTTTTTAGACACATCAAAAGTCATAAAATTGATGTGTTGATGGTATAGCGAAAAGAGTTCACAAATATAATGGTAcaatataacattaaaaaaacttCAACTTGACATTATTAGTCATCACCCTTTGATATAAATTCTTTGGATGTTGGTCGGAGTAAGATTGTATGTTCGAATTGTGATACATAACTTCCTTTCACATCACTTAGAGAGGATATGactgcataaaaaaaataaaaaaatcactacTTCACGAGAATAATTTCAAAGTTAGAACTAGTAAAACAAcgatatacaaaataaaaagacgTGCTGCACTATCAAACATGTCGAACAAGAACAATTGCAATTGAAAAAACTTTTGTTAGACACAAGTCAATCTGGGTGCCATTTAAAAATTCAGCATGTAACTCAGATCCAGCAATTTAAAATCCAACTAGCTTTCGGCTGTACTTATACATGACTATTATATGCatgtttaagattttttttttaaaaatgtgaatataaataatgCACATACGGTAAGAttcgtgaaatttaaataagtaaataaataattatttactaaataCGGGTAATGGAacttttatgacatttaatgttaaggtttatgacgtggaaaagtactaggtCTAGGTCAAGTAGTTGAgggtacttgattgtgtgagaggataTCAAGGCCTTCAAATGCTTTATTCAATCGGCTAAAGAggatattaaagtatgatgggTTTTATGTAAAAGCATTAGTATAGTCTTTAATTTTTGCCATATGTTAGGTcatgtgtaacatcccgatcggatattactaatttaaataaaataaaatgatgttGAAATAAAACGCGTTTAATAACAAAAGTTTTTTCCCAAAACTCGggagaatttcaaattttattaaaagcgCTAAAATCTAAAATCCATAAATTAACTCAATGTTTACAAAATCCAACATCGGTTTATAAACAACAGTTTACAAAATAGTGAAATACATAAAGAGTCCCCATGCTCGTCGCCCCTTTTCAACCCTAAGAGTCACCAGCTCCACTTGAAACATCATCTGTTTCCATGTAatgaattacacgatcatcgtcaaacacaaacagataaggtgagctaacaatataaataactcatacacacacacacactcgaCAGAGAACCCATATCCTCTGTGTGCAGACAACATGACCGCCATCATGTAATCCACGTTCTACATCTTCAGATGATGACCTTAAGATATACTTTGCCGCCATAAGGCACAATTTGTGATTCCATCATCTACAACCCACAACTTGTAGAAACATGTGCGAGACTATCTTGTTATGGACTACactccgtaacgccaggtggagttcctaaTACGAGCCACAATTCGTACTCTCAACACAAGATTAGCAACATCACTGGCCACAACCTGTGGCTGCCCAATCAAGTGGAGaccatccgtacgagccacgactcgcacactcacaccagttactaatagggatgtcaaaaaaatccataCCCGCGGATATACGCGGGTAAAACCTGCAACGGGTAggaaacatatattaaaaatggatacccgctacctgcGGGTACGggttttgatacccgcatgttaacgaggcgagtacgggtatcatagtatccgtacctgtggatacccgtacccgttaaactttaattcagaaaaatactctcatatatatatatatatatatatatatatatatatatatatatatatatatatattagtaaaaagcattctgagtcttcattcaataatggtggtcGGATTCTTACCCCACATCGGAGTATATTACTTCCAAACACTATGGAGACATTTATGTGTCTCCAAAACTGGTTATGGACTAATATGGaaagtaatgaaattaacactttacttatatattttaattaagtgattgttagaaattttaatGAAGTTCTTATGTTTTGAGGctcttctaaattaaaattggacaatatgaaactttatacaatgttgcaagatgtggacattgatgaagttagtaatttctttaatatttcattcaaaaataaactacaatataaattgttagtgattttttatttgtttatttttcaagaatcaataggagaaagtgagtttgttgatccaaacactaattatggttaaatatttattttttaaaatgtttttgtaaatacccatgggtactcgtggatacccgcggatatgaaaaaaatagacgggtacccacATAACGGATATCCGACAGATATGGGTACAGGTAagggacaaatatttatccaatgagtagggtacgggggagctactactcgTACTCATACCCTACATGcctcgttgacatccctagttactAATATCACCTGGCCACAACTCGGGATCGCCATATATTTACCCTCCATCCCGAGTCACAAGGGATGTCATTCCAAACCACAGCTCAAGGAGTCACAACTTAATGAATGTCTCAACAAATCTCCACTCTGTCGAGCGCGCTAGAGTAATGCATATAGTAATTATAAAATCAGACtaaagtatatattaaaataaaataattttaaaaaataatatttattatactattaTTGAATTAggaatatttataaattatcactaaaaataaaaagttaaattacaataaattatgaataattatacaataaaaaactttttttatatcaaaagtaaaatgtttaaaaatatctatttaagttaaaagttaaatatatttttgttcttcaacttttagtaaaaattaaaattaatcatcttgaaaactttgaaattaatttaatccCTCAACTTTATAAAGgtgtgaatttagttattttaataaaattatattaaatttatttgacgtttcaaatattataataaaattttcaactaaCATTGAAATATGATAAACAAACTAAATAAATACTACAATAAAATGTACTTAAAacggaaaataaataaaatgtggttaaaaaaatttaatatatgttataaaaaatatttatatcattaaatattcaattttgttataaaataatataattatttataattgtaaaTAGAAAAAACGATTATATTCTTtacaaatatttcattaattataataaataaaatttatttaccctTTCGTGCACGGTATAGGAACCAGTTTATTTACATATCGACTGCATTGCCGACTATTTGACGCTTATCAGCAATAGCAATAACAATTGGCAGATCTGATCTATCTGAAGGTTTCACCAACGACGACGGTGATGAGGATGGGGTCTTCATCTTGctccttcttcctcctcctcgtACTGGGCCTTCTCCCCTTCTCCCTCTCAGAGATCCGCTACTCCGAGATCCGAACCGACGATCGGCCCATTGTTCCCTTCGATCAGTTTGGGTTCACCCATAGGGGTCGCCTTGAGCTCAATGTTTCCAGAATCTCCCTCTCCAATTCCAATTTGGACCTCTCAAAGGTTGGCTTCTTTCTCTGCACCCTGGATTCCTGGCTCCATGTCCTCCAGCAGCTGGAGGATGGTGAGATTCGGTGCACCCTTCAATCGGATCTCGTGAAGTCTGTATACACCTTTAATTCTCTGAACGGCAAAGACTCTTTCAACACCGAGTACACCGAAAACGACGCCGATCAGTACAACCTGGTGTTCGCCAACTGCCACCCGCAGCAGCTGAAAGTGAGCATGGATGTTAAATCTGCCATGTACAATCTGGACGGAAGGAGCAACACCCGCGATTACCTCTCTGCTGGGAGAACCATCCTTCCCAAGGTCTATTTCCTGCTGTCGCTGGTGTATTTCGCTTTGGCTGCTCTTTGGATCAGCGTGCTCTACAAGAAGCGATTGACCGCATTTCGTATCCATTACTTCATGCTTGCCGTCGTCATCTTGAAGGCTTTGAATCTCTTGTGTGAGGCTGAAGACAAATCCTACATCAAGCGCACCGGCAGCGCCCACGGCTGGGATATCATCTTCTACATCTTTAGCTTCCTCAAGGGCATTTCTCTCTTCACTCTCATCGTCTTGATTGGCACCGGCTGGTCCTTCCTCAAGCCCTTCCTTCAGGATAAGGAAAAGAAGGTTCTCATGATTGTCATCCCCCTTCAAGTCATCGCTAACATTGCTCAGGTTGTCATTGACGAGAGTGGTCCCTACGGCCACGACTGGGTTACCTGGAAACAGGTCTTCCTCCTCGTCGATGTCGTTTGTTGCTGCGCCGTGCTCTTCCCCATTGTCTGGTCCATCAAGAATCTCCGTGAGGCCGCCAGGACTGACGGCAAGGCCGCTGTTAATTTAATGAAGCTTACCCTCTTCCGTCATTATTACATCGTTGTCATTTGTTACATTTACTTCACCAGggttgtggtttatgccttggAAACCATAACATCCTATCGCTATTCTTGGACCAGTGTGGTTGCTGCTGAGTTAGCCACGCTTGCTTTCTACATCTTCACCGGCTACAA from Vigna unguiculata cultivar IT97K-499-35 chromosome 8, ASM411807v1, whole genome shotgun sequence encodes:
- the LOC114194545 gene encoding protein GPR107 encodes the protein MRMGSSSCSFFLLLVLGLLPFSLSEIRYSEIRTDDRPIVPFDQFGFTHRGRLELNVSRISLSNSNLDLSKVGFFLCTLDSWLHVLQQLEDGEIRCTLQSDLVKSVYTFNSLNGKDSFNTEYTENDADQYNLVFANCHPQQLKVSMDVKSAMYNLDGRSNTRDYLSAGRTILPKVYFLLSLVYFALAALWISVLYKKRLTAFRIHYFMLAVVILKALNLLCEAEDKSYIKRTGSAHGWDIIFYIFSFLKGISLFTLIVLIGTGWSFLKPFLQDKEKKVLMIVIPLQVIANIAQVVIDESGPYGHDWVTWKQVFLLVDVVCCCAVLFPIVWSIKNLREAARTDGKAAVNLMKLTLFRHYYIVVICYIYFTRVVVYALETITSYRYSWTSVVAAELATLAFYIFTGYKFKPEAHNPYFVIDDEEEEAAAEALKLEDEFEL